The following proteins are co-located in the Apis mellifera strain DH4 linkage group LG9, Amel_HAv3.1, whole genome shotgun sequence genome:
- the LOC107963974 gene encoding uncharacterized protein LOC107963974 isoform X4, protein MRAMELFQPEVKPKYRVNFKIAMFPYTTIFSHVAGFKLVWLLPTGAEITRFVRSVDDVHQAAEIVYESHGFDGRSCLLKNICQAMEYVSQRDGVIAKILKLLAGSYNGTTGNPVYCDVHVRRCPLDLIGVDYFTGQ, encoded by the exons TACAGGGTGAACTTCAAGATCGCGATGTTCCCTTACACGACCATCTTCTCGCACGTGGCTGGTTTCAAACTGGTGTGGCTGCTTCCAACCGGGGCCGAGATCACCAGGTTCGTCAGGTCCGTGGACGACGTTCACCAGGCCGCCGAGATCGTATACGAGAG CCACGGATTCGACGGGAGATCGTGCCTGTTGAAGAACATCTGTCAAGCGATGGAGTACGTGAGCCAGAGGGACGGAGTGATCGCgaagatattgaaattgttgGCCGG ATCGTACAACGGTACCACGGGTAATCCTGTTTACTGCGACGTCCACGTAAGACGTTGCCCCCTCGACTTGATCGGCGTCGACTATTTCACGGGCCAATGA
- the LOC107963974 gene encoding uncharacterized protein LOC107963974 isoform X3, giving the protein MRAMELFQPEVKPKYRVNFKIAMFPYTTIFSHVAGFKLVWLLPTGAEITRFVRSVDDVHQAAEIVYESLGNYNPWNSGEEVGFLAEGFPNLPNAASVSAVSFHPCPSFPSLPPIRVEKSLFAPSVGSIRRRTNQRFSPVIYTDKIYGREC; this is encoded by the exons TACAGGGTGAACTTCAAGATCGCGATGTTCCCTTACACGACCATCTTCTCGCACGTGGCTGGTTTCAAACTGGTGTGGCTGCTTCCAACCGGGGCCGAGATCACCAGGTTCGTCAGGTCCGTGGACGACGTTCACCAGGCCGCCGAGATCGTATACGAGAG CCTAGGAAATTACAACCCCTGGAATAGCGGAGAAGAGGTTGGATTTCTGGCCGAAGGTTTTCCCAACCTCCCCAATGCCGCGTCGGTTTCCGCAGTTTCTTTCCATCCCTGCCCTTCCTTTCCATCCCTTCCCCCGATTCGAGTCGAAAAATCGCTTTTCGCCCCGAGTGTTGGCTCGATTCGAAGACGGACGAACCAACGCTTTTCTCCGGTTATATATACGGATAAAATATACGGGAGGGAATGTTAA